The Mangifera indica cultivar Alphonso unplaced genomic scaffold, CATAS_Mindica_2.1 Un_0052, whole genome shotgun sequence genome includes a window with the following:
- the LOC123206867 gene encoding tetraspanin-2-like: MGVANNITAILNFIAFLSSIPIIASGIWLASKPDNECIDLFRWPVVILGFLILLVSLCGFVGAYWYKETLLAFYLCCMAILIGLLLILLVFAFIVTRPDGSYAVPGRGYRDYRLDGFSPWLRDHVVDSKDWNKIRACLSETDICSKLNQEYVTSDQFFRANISPLQSGCCKPPTVCGFSYVNPTLWLNPVNPMADTDCYLWNNDQAQLCYNCNSCKAGLLGNLRQEWRKANIILIVAVVVLIWVYLIACSAFRNAQTEDLFRKYKQGRG, translated from the exons ATGGGAGTAGCCAACAACATAACAGCAATTCTAAACTTCATAGCCTTTTTAAGCTCCATCCCCATCATAGCTTCCGGCATCTGGTTAGCCTCCAAGCCCGACAACGAGTGCATCGATCTTTTCCGCTGGCCAGTGGTCATCCTCGGATTCCTCATCCTCCTCGTCTCTCTCTGTGGCTTCGTCGGAGCCTACTGGTACAAGGAGACTCTTTTGGCCTTCTATCTCTGCTGCATGGCCATCCTCATAGGCCTCCTCCTCATTCTCCTGGTTTTTGCGTTCATTGTAACGAGACCTGATGGCAGCTACGCCGTCCCCGGCAGAGGCTACAGGGACTACAGGCTTGATGGGTTCTCCCCATGGCTGAGGGATCACGTTGTCGACTCCAAAGATTGGAACAAAATTCGAGCTTGTCTCAGTGAAACTGATATCTGTTCTAAACTTAACCAAGAATATGTCACCTCCGATCAGTTCTTCAGGGCCAATATCTCTCCTCTTCAG TCAGGATGTTGTAAGCCTCCAACAGTTTGTGGTTTCAGCTATGTGAACCCAACACTGTGGCTGAACCCAGTTAATCCAATGGCTGATACAGACTGCTATCTGTGGAACAATGACCAAGCCCAGCTCTGCTACAATTGCAATTCCTGCAAAGCTGGTCTGTTGGGCAACCTGAGACAAGAATGGAGGAAAGCCAACATAATTCTGATTGTGGCAGTTGTAGTGCTGATATGGGTCTATCTGATTGCCTGCAGTGCCTTCAGAAATGCCCAAACTGAAGACCTCTTCCGCAAATACAAACAGGGCCGTGgttaa